In Euphorbia lathyris chromosome 9, ddEupLath1.1, whole genome shotgun sequence, the following are encoded in one genomic region:
- the LOC136205775 gene encoding uncharacterized protein — protein MDFSWLSAILVGAGCLAFGYCIGSRRPAFIFLRTKLPKDADFAGSKKKSKPKQPLEIEQLADILDDFKMILVVRNDLKMGKGKISAQCSHATLGLYKKLLHRAPKALNRWEMCAQPKVVVKIESEDDMLVLQERAKSLKLPTHITIDAGRTQIAPNSRTVMAILGPVEVVDEVTGGLKLL, from the exons ATGGATTTTAGTTGGCTTAGCGCCATCTTAGTTGGCGCAGGTTGCCTTGCTTTTGGTTACTGTATTGGTTCTCGTCGTCCTGCTTTTATCTTTCTGAGAACCAAACTTCCTAAAGACGCTGACTTTGCTGGCTCCAAGAAGAAGAGTAAGCCCAAACAACCTCTTGAAATTGAACAACTGGCTGATATTCTTGATGATTTCAAAATG ATTTTGGTCGTGAGGAATGATCTTAAGATGGGGAAAGGGAAAATCTCTGCCCAATGCAG TCATGCAACTTTGGGTCTATACAAGAAGCTCCTCCATCGGGCACCAAAAGCTTTAAATAG GTGGGAAATGTGCGCACAACCAAAGGTGGTTGTGAAAATTGAAAGCGAAGATGATATGCTTGTGTTGCAA GAAAGAGCTAAATCACTTAAATTACCAACTCATATTACTATTGATGCTGGGAGAACACAAATTGCACCAA ATTCAAGAACAGTAATGGCTATTCTTG GACCTGTTGAGGTGGTTGATGAGGTGACAGGTGGACTGAAGCTTCTATAA